One Ignavibacterium album JCM 16511 genomic region harbors:
- a CDS encoding bifunctional folylpolyglutamate synthase/dihydrofolate synthase yields MDIKQSLAKLFSLHTFGIKLGLDNIRRFLEHIGNPQYSLKTFHIAGSNGKGSTSAFIASILMEAGYKVGLYTSPHFVRFNERIIINGKFIEDEFIADFINKHNDFIDKHGLTFFEVTTAMAFEYFKTKKVDYAVIETGLGGRLDATNVLNPLACIITSISLEHTNILGDKISQIAFEKAEIIKPHAKVFIGKLSDEAEEVVEKKCNEVKAKLFRLEDYLIEKNGIVELYTEEIELQDWEIPLKGKYQRYNAALAVLTVTKTLDIDEPRIVYDGIKNVIKNTLIQGRYEYIRKQPFILLDSAHNPDGLKVFLDEFQQERKKYFNVSLLFSVLRDKDIDSMVNLVKNQFDDYYLTEINYERAEKLADLKKRFETANIKAETVTDKRKFISDFLKGDKSNCLVITGSMYLLGEIKSILEEL; encoded by the coding sequence ATGGATATTAAACAATCACTTGCAAAACTGTTTTCTCTTCACACATTCGGGATTAAATTAGGTCTCGATAATATTCGTCGATTTTTGGAACACATCGGAAATCCGCAGTATTCACTTAAAACTTTTCACATTGCCGGCTCAAATGGAAAAGGAAGCACTTCTGCTTTCATTGCGAGTATTCTGATGGAAGCCGGATATAAAGTCGGACTTTATACATCTCCTCATTTCGTTCGTTTTAATGAAAGAATAATTATTAACGGAAAATTTATTGAAGATGAATTCATCGCTGATTTTATAAATAAGCACAATGACTTTATTGATAAACACGGATTAACATTTTTTGAAGTTACCACTGCAATGGCTTTTGAATACTTCAAAACAAAGAAAGTTGATTATGCAGTTATTGAAACCGGTTTAGGTGGCAGATTGGATGCTACGAATGTATTAAATCCACTTGCATGTATAATCACTTCCATATCGCTTGAACATACTAACATTCTTGGTGATAAAATTTCGCAAATAGCTTTTGAGAAAGCTGAAATCATTAAACCTCACGCCAAAGTATTTATTGGTAAACTTTCTGATGAAGCAGAAGAAGTAGTTGAAAAGAAATGTAATGAAGTTAAAGCAAAACTTTTCAGATTAGAAGATTACCTTATTGAGAAAAACGGAATAGTTGAACTCTACACAGAAGAAATTGAACTTCAGGATTGGGAGATTCCTCTGAAAGGAAAATACCAACGATATAATGCTGCACTTGCAGTGTTAACAGTCACAAAAACTCTTGACATTGATGAACCAAGAATAGTTTACGATGGAATAAAGAATGTAATCAAAAACACTTTGATTCAGGGAAGATATGAATATATTCGCAAGCAACCTTTTATATTGCTCGATTCTGCACATAATCCGGATGGATTAAAGGTATTTCTAGATGAATTCCAGCAAGAGAGAAAAAAATATTTTAATGTGTCATTACTTTTCAGCGTTCTTAGAGATAAAGATATTGACTCGATGGTAAACTTAGTGAAAAATCAATTTGATGATTACTATCTGACTGAAATCAATTATGAAAGAGCTGAAAAGCTGGCTGATTTGAAGAAACGATTTGAAACTGCTAACATAAAAGCCGAAACGGTTACTGATAAAAGAAAATTTATCTCGGATTTTCTTAAAGGGGATAAGAGCAACTGTTTAGTAATCACAGGCAGTATGTATTTGCTCGGAGAGATTAAATCAATATTAGAGGAACTTTGA
- a CDS encoding dihydroorotate dehydrogenase has translation MSNIDLSVTIASLKLRNPIMLASGTVGYGNEIAEFIDLNKIGAIVTKSLSLKPRKGNAPQRITETPAGMLNAIGLANVGVEVFLKEKIPFLKKYDVPLICNIAASSVEEYVECTRMLNEEETIKAFEINVSCPNVKDGGLQFGNNLTAVGKVTEKVRAVTNKPLIIKLSPNVSYIHEFAQVVKDSGGDAVSAINTLVGTAFNIFTRRPKIQNVFAGLSGPAIKPIALAKVLEIHQKVDIPIIGIGGIMNWKDVVEFIIVGASAVQIGTLNFIDPTAPIKILKDLENYCKQMKINSVSELTGSYII, from the coding sequence ATGAGTAATATTGATTTATCCGTAACCATAGCATCACTTAAACTTCGTAATCCGATAATGCTTGCATCCGGTACAGTCGGATATGGAAATGAGATTGCAGAGTTTATTGACCTAAATAAAATCGGAGCAATAGTTACAAAGTCATTGAGTCTGAAACCAAGGAAAGGAAACGCACCACAAAGAATAACTGAAACTCCGGCTGGAATGTTAAACGCAATTGGTCTTGCAAATGTCGGAGTAGAAGTTTTCTTAAAAGAAAAAATTCCTTTTCTCAAGAAGTATGATGTTCCTTTAATTTGTAATATTGCTGCAAGCTCTGTTGAAGAATATGTCGAGTGTACAAGAATGCTTAACGAAGAAGAGACTATCAAAGCTTTTGAAATTAATGTTTCATGTCCAAATGTAAAAGACGGTGGATTGCAGTTCGGAAATAATCTTACTGCTGTTGGAAAAGTAACCGAAAAAGTCAGAGCAGTGACGAATAAACCTTTGATAATTAAATTATCACCGAATGTTTCATACATTCATGAATTTGCTCAAGTAGTTAAAGATTCCGGTGGTGATGCTGTAAGTGCAATCAATACTTTAGTTGGAACGGCATTTAATATTTTTACCAGACGACCTAAGATACAAAATGTTTTTGCAGGATTGTCGGGACCAGCAATTAAACCAATTGCTCTCGCAAAAGTTTTAGAGATACATCAGAAAGTTGATATTCCTATAATCGGAATTGGTGGCATTATGAATTGGAAAGATGTTGTTGAATTTATCATTGTTGGTGCATCAGCAGTACAAATTGGTACTTTAAACTTTATTGATCCAACAGCACCAATAAAAATTTTAAAAGATTTAGAGAATTATTGTAAACAGATGAAGATTAATTCAGTTTCAGAATTAACAGGTTCATATATTATTTGA
- a CDS encoding NADH-quinone oxidoreductase subunit A, translated as MITEFGKVFIFLLIAILFVIVAIAVSRLIRPARPTYEKLTTYECGENPEGSPWIKFNIRFYVVALIFLIFDVEVVLLIPWALVYKQFGLAGFLVGGFFLILLAIGMAYEWRKGDLEWDRPRPQPPVIKKINSSQTVTKEEPVEV; from the coding sequence ATGATAACAGAATTCGGCAAAGTCTTCATCTTTCTCCTGATTGCAATTCTTTTTGTGATTGTTGCAATTGCCGTATCAAGATTAATCAGACCTGCCCGCCCTACTTACGAAAAGCTCACAACTTATGAATGCGGTGAAAATCCTGAAGGTTCTCCGTGGATTAAATTCAATATCAGATTTTATGTGGTTGCTCTCATATTTTTAATTTTTGATGTTGAAGTTGTTTTACTCATTCCCTGGGCTTTGGTTTACAAGCAATTCGGTTTGGCTGGATTTCTTGTCGGTGGATTTTTTCTGATCTTACTTGCAATTGGTATGGCTTACGAATGGAGAAAAGGTGATCTCGAGTGGGATAGACCGAGACCACAACCTCCGGTTATAAAGAAAATTAATTCATCGCAAACTGTCACTAAAGAAGAACCTGTGGAAGTTTAA
- a CDS encoding NADH-quinone oxidoreductase subunit D, protein MSVRTEEMVLNMGPQHPSTHGVLRLELTLEGEIVTKVIPHIGYLHRCFEKHCEAMTYQQVVPYTDRMDYLAAMGNELGYAIAVERLLNIQVPERVEYIRVIMAELQRIASHLVAIGTYGADIGAFTPFLYCFRDREKILHLFEITCGARLLYNYIWPGGLSHDLHPDFVRLTREFIKEFRPNLVELNNLLTYNRIFIDRTANVGILPVETAINFGVTGPMLRGSGMKWDLRKDDPYSVYHKFDFEIPVGEGKMGTVGDSWDRYFVRVREMEESLKIIEQALDQLPEGDVTSAIPKRIKPPVGQVYARVENPRGELGYFLISDGSTSPFRVKVRAPSFVNLQIMDELCRGHMVADVVAILGSVDIVLGEVDR, encoded by the coding sequence ATGAGCGTCAGAACTGAAGAAATGGTATTAAATATGGGTCCTCAGCATCCGTCAACTCACGGAGTGCTAAGACTCGAACTTACTCTCGAAGGTGAAATTGTCACTAAAGTTATTCCTCATATTGGTTACCTTCATCGTTGCTTTGAGAAACATTGTGAAGCAATGACTTATCAACAAGTGGTTCCTTACACAGACAGAATGGATTACCTTGCTGCAATGGGAAATGAGTTAGGTTATGCTATCGCAGTTGAGAGATTATTAAATATTCAGGTTCCTGAACGAGTTGAGTATATAAGAGTAATAATGGCTGAGCTTCAAAGAATTGCCTCACATCTTGTAGCAATTGGAACTTACGGTGCTGATATTGGTGCTTTCACACCATTTCTCTATTGTTTTCGTGATCGTGAAAAAATTCTTCATCTTTTTGAAATAACCTGCGGTGCAAGATTACTTTATAATTATATCTGGCCCGGAGGCCTTTCTCACGACCTTCATCCTGATTTTGTGAGACTTACAAGAGAATTTATAAAAGAATTCAGACCTAACCTTGTTGAATTAAACAACTTACTTACTTACAACAGAATATTTATTGATCGTACTGCTAATGTTGGTATACTTCCGGTTGAAACAGCGATTAACTTTGGAGTTACCGGACCAATGTTACGTGGAAGCGGAATGAAATGGGATTTGAGAAAAGATGATCCTTATTCTGTATATCATAAATTTGATTTTGAAATTCCAGTTGGTGAAGGTAAAATGGGAACAGTCGGTGATAGTTGGGACAGATATTTTGTTCGCGTTCGTGAGATGGAAGAAAGTTTAAAAATAATTGAACAAGCACTTGATCAACTTCCTGAAGGAGATGTTACTTCTGCAATTCCTAAGAGAATCAAACCACCTGTCGGACAGGTTTATGCAAGAGTAGAAAATCCTCGTGGTGAGCTTGGATACTTTTTAATTAGTGATGGTTCTACAAGTCCTTTCAGAGTTAAAGTTAGAGCTCCTTCTTTTGTCAATTTACAGATAATGGATGAACTCTGCCGGGGACACATGGTTGCAGATGTTGTTGCAATTCTCGGAAGTGTTGATATAGTCTTAGGAGAGGTTGACAGATGA
- the alr gene encoding alanine racemase: MRSSQAIINLSNLKKNFSNIRKKVYPAKLMAVVKADAYGHGVKEVVNALNSLNDKPEYFAVALVDEGIELRKYGIKDPILVFDAVANNIVEDYLTYNLIPTVFTIKDLDFLKAAKKKNNHRKNICVHVKVDTGMNRLGVSYKHAFDFIEYLSNQKDFIIDGIYTHFATSDVYNSSFAKLQLKRFKELIEKLRAKNISTGLVHAANSGAIINMPDSYFDMVRPGISLYGYYPSQQTNESIKLYPVMSVISKVTSFKRIEKGDTVSYSRKFKASKPTNIVSVSFGYADGYSRKMTNKSFAIINEKIYRQVGVVTMDRIMFDVGNDKINIGDEVILLGKSKKHEISGWDWCNILKTIPYEITCNISKRVPRIYIE; the protein is encoded by the coding sequence ATGCGTTCATCTCAGGCAATAATAAATTTATCAAATCTAAAAAAGAACTTCTCAAACATTAGAAAAAAAGTTTATCCTGCTAAATTAATGGCTGTTGTTAAAGCTGATGCTTATGGACACGGTGTAAAAGAAGTTGTTAATGCTTTAAACTCACTAAATGATAAGCCAGAGTATTTTGCTGTTGCATTAGTTGATGAAGGTATAGAGTTAAGAAAATATGGTATCAAAGATCCAATTCTTGTTTTTGATGCAGTAGCTAATAATATTGTTGAAGATTATCTGACTTACAATTTGATTCCGACTGTTTTTACAATTAAAGATTTGGATTTTCTAAAAGCTGCCAAGAAAAAAAATAATCACAGAAAGAATATTTGTGTTCATGTAAAAGTTGATACAGGAATGAACAGACTTGGTGTCAGCTACAAGCACGCTTTCGATTTCATCGAATATCTTTCTAATCAAAAAGATTTTATAATTGATGGAATTTATACTCACTTTGCGACTTCTGATGTGTACAATAGTTCGTTTGCTAAACTCCAACTGAAAAGATTTAAAGAGTTAATTGAAAAACTTCGTGCAAAGAATATTTCAACAGGATTAGTTCATGCTGCAAACAGTGGAGCAATAATTAATATGCCTGACTCATACTTTGATATGGTAAGACCGGGAATTTCTTTGTATGGTTATTATCCTTCACAGCAAACAAACGAATCAATCAAATTATATCCTGTGATGTCAGTTATTTCAAAAGTTACCTCATTCAAAAGAATTGAGAAAGGTGATACAGTTAGTTATAGTAGGAAATTTAAAGCATCAAAACCGACTAATATTGTTTCAGTAAGTTTTGGATATGCAGATGGATACTCAAGAAAAATGACAAATAAATCCTTTGCAATTATTAATGAGAAAATTTACAGACAGGTTGGTGTAGTTACAATGGATAGAATTATGTTTGATGTTGGAAATGATAAAATTAATATTGGTGATGAAGTAATACTTTTAGGTAAATCTAAAAAACACGAAATTTCGGGTTGGGATTGGTGCAATATTTTAAAAACAATCCCTTATGAAATTACCTGTAATATCAGCAAACGAGTTCCAAGAATCTATATTGAATAA
- a CDS encoding mannose-1-phosphate guanylyltransferase, with the protein MNIYAVIMAGGVGSRFWPRSKKALPKQLLKIFGDITMIQATVERIDDLIDRNNIYIITNEIQAPEVKNQLKDIPEENIIVEPFGRNTAAAIGLASIIIKAKDPEAVTIVLPADHIIKEEEIFRNTLHNAARFAFEKKSLVTIGIHPTRPETGYGYIQIDDKKVQDNIYKVLTFAEKPNYATAVRFLESGDFLWNSGMFIWRVDTILDEIKTYMPDLYEGLIEIEKHLNQKNYHDALVKTYGQMKKISIDYGIMEKSTKVYLTKGFFTWSDVGSWEEVYQLSEKDSNGNAIVGKVYTDKVIDSYIYSPDKFTAVIGVDNLIIINYDDTLLVCRRDRAQDVKNIVEYLRMNKMDEYC; encoded by the coding sequence ATGAACATTTATGCAGTGATTATGGCGGGAGGAGTTGGTTCCCGTTTCTGGCCAAGAAGTAAAAAAGCACTTCCGAAACAACTATTGAAAATTTTTGGTGATATTACAATGATTCAGGCAACAGTTGAAAGAATTGATGATCTTATTGACAGAAATAATATCTACATTATCACTAACGAAATACAAGCTCCGGAAGTAAAAAATCAATTGAAAGACATTCCTGAAGAAAATATCATTGTTGAACCATTTGGCAGAAATACAGCGGCTGCAATCGGACTTGCATCCATTATCATTAAAGCGAAAGATCCGGAAGCTGTTACAATCGTTCTTCCGGCAGATCACATAATAAAAGAAGAAGAAATTTTCAGAAATACTCTTCATAATGCAGCAAGGTTTGCTTTTGAAAAAAAATCACTAGTTACAATTGGTATCCATCCAACCAGACCAGAAACAGGTTACGGATACATTCAGATTGATGATAAAAAAGTTCAGGATAATATTTATAAAGTTCTGACATTCGCAGAGAAACCTAATTATGCCACAGCAGTCAGATTTCTCGAAAGCGGAGATTTTCTATGGAATAGCGGAATGTTCATCTGGCGAGTTGATACAATTCTTGATGAGATTAAAACATATATGCCAGATCTTTATGAAGGTCTTATTGAAATTGAAAAACATCTCAATCAAAAAAATTATCACGATGCGCTTGTTAAAACTTATGGACAGATGAAAAAGATTTCCATCGACTATGGAATTATGGAGAAATCAACTAAGGTTTATCTGACAAAAGGATTTTTTACCTGGAGTGATGTGGGAAGTTGGGAAGAGGTTTATCAGTTATCAGAAAAAGATTCAAACGGAAACGCAATTGTTGGAAAAGTTTATACTGACAAAGTGATAGACTCTTATATTTATTCACCCGATAAATTTACTGCGGTAATCGGTGTGGATAATCTCATTATAATTAACTATGATGATACATTACTTGTATGCAGAAGAGACAGAGCTCAGGATGTTAAAAACATAGTTGAGTATTTAAGGATGAATAAAATGGATGAGTATTGTTAA
- a CDS encoding NADH-quinone oxidoreductase subunit B, with protein sequence MGLLDKEFSDGNIIITTTEDLFNWARLSSLWQVGFGLACCAIEMMATSASHYDFDRFGVIPRPSPRQSDVIIVSGTVTLKMALRVKRLYEQMPDPKYVISMGSCSNCGGPYWEHGYHVLKGVDRVIPVDVYVPGCPPRPEALLEGLLKLQEKIRNESLVKKSA encoded by the coding sequence ATGGGATTATTAGATAAAGAATTTTCGGACGGTAATATAATTATCACAACAACAGAAGACCTATTCAACTGGGCAAGATTATCTTCTTTGTGGCAGGTTGGCTTTGGTTTAGCTTGCTGTGCTATTGAAATGATGGCTACATCAGCATCGCACTATGATTTTGATCGCTTCGGAGTTATTCCGCGTCCGTCTCCCCGACAATCAGATGTAATTATTGTTTCCGGAACTGTTACTCTAAAAATGGCTTTGCGTGTTAAAAGATTATATGAACAAATGCCTGATCCGAAATATGTAATTTCAATGGGAAGTTGTTCAAATTGTGGTGGTCCTTATTGGGAACACGGATATCATGTTCTTAAAGGAGTTGATCGTGTTATTCCAGTTGATGTTTATGTGCCCGGCTGCCCACCAAGGCCTGAAGCTTTGCTTGAAGGATTATTAAAACTTCAGGAAAAAATCCGTAATGAATCATTGGTAAAGAAAAGCGCATGA
- the nuoH gene encoding NADH-quinone oxidoreductase subunit NuoH, giving the protein MIYEFFNNLFGNEIIAGFIAASLPLLIFILPFALIAVLLERKVAGHMQDRLGPMRVGYHGILQTIADIVKLLQKEDIIARENDKLLFNIAPVLVFAGSYAAFAAIPFTSAYIGANIDLGIFYIIAVTGLVVAGILMAGWASNNKYSLLGAMRSAAQIVSYEIPTILVVLTLVMFTGTTNLMTLSENQTAYFWNWNIFGGPELGLAKFLLIPFMIIAFFVIYISTLAEVNRTPFDIPEAESELVSGYHTEYSGMKFAMFFLAEYANMFAVSAIVSALFFGGYHSPFGYLGKTLDMQWLIPVEQFFWFTFKGVFFVFVQMWLRWTLPRLRVDQLMTASWKYLIPIAFVNLLIVGIITLI; this is encoded by the coding sequence ATGATTTACGAATTCTTTAATAATCTCTTTGGAAACGAAATCATTGCTGGATTTATTGCCGCAAGTCTTCCGCTTTTAATTTTTATACTGCCATTTGCTCTGATTGCTGTTTTGCTTGAAAGAAAAGTTGCCGGTCATATGCAGGATAGATTAGGACCAATGAGAGTTGGATATCACGGAATTCTTCAGACTATTGCTGATATAGTTAAACTTCTTCAAAAGGAAGATATCATTGCAAGAGAAAATGATAAACTCCTTTTTAACATTGCTCCTGTACTTGTCTTTGCAGGAAGTTATGCAGCATTTGCAGCGATTCCCTTTACAAGTGCTTACATTGGCGCTAACATCGACTTAGGAATTTTTTACATTATTGCAGTTACAGGTTTAGTAGTAGCCGGAATTCTGATGGCTGGATGGGCATCGAATAATAAATATTCTTTGCTTGGTGCAATGCGTTCTGCTGCTCAGATAGTAAGTTATGAAATTCCTACTATTCTTGTTGTACTTACTCTTGTGATGTTCACCGGTACAACAAATCTAATGACGCTTTCTGAAAATCAAACTGCTTACTTTTGGAACTGGAATATTTTCGGTGGTCCTGAACTTGGTCTTGCAAAGTTTCTCTTAATTCCGTTTATGATAATTGCATTTTTCGTAATTTATATCAGCACTCTTGCTGAAGTAAACAGAACACCTTTTGATATTCCTGAAGCAGAATCAGAATTAGTTTCAGGTTATCATACAGAATATTCAGGAATGAAATTCGCAATGTTCTTTCTTGCTGAGTATGCTAATATGTTTGCTGTATCTGCAATCGTTTCTGCATTGTTCTTTGGTGGGTATCATTCACCATTTGGTTATTTAGGTAAAACATTGGATATGCAGTGGCTGATTCCTGTAGAACAATTTTTCTGGTTTACTTTCAAAGGGGTTTTCTTTGTCTTCGTTCAGATGTGGTTAAGATGGACTCTACCCAGACTAAGAGTTGATCAACTTATGACCGCTAGCTGGAAATATCTGATACCAATTGCTTTCGTTAATCTACTAATTGTTGGAATAATTACTTTAATCTGA
- the rho gene encoding transcription termination factor Rho: MDISELKSKKIVELNQIAKDLGISGYSDLRKQELIFKILEAQTAKDGLTFSKGVLEVLPDGYGFLRSSDYNYLPSPDDIYVSPSQIKKFLLRTGDFVSGQVRPPKEGERFFALLRVEAVNGLPPEAIRERTLFDNLTPVYPTRKIQLESAPGEYSMRIMDLLAPIGKGQRGLIVSPPKSGKTILLQKIANSITRNHPEIKLIILLIDERPEEVTDMERSVKAEVISSTFDEPAERHVQVADMVIEKAKRMVEAKEDVVILLDSITRLARAHNLVVPHSGKILSGGVDSNALHKPKRFFGAARNTEDGGSLTIIATALIDTGSRMDDVIFEEFKGTGNMELVLNRDLSDRRIFPAIDVNRSGTRREELLLKEEDLQKIWILRKILSEYSPVEAMEWLLDKMRGTKNNKEFLANMNS, from the coding sequence ATGGACATTTCTGAATTAAAGTCGAAGAAAATTGTTGAATTAAATCAGATTGCAAAAGACTTAGGAATTTCAGGTTACAGTGACTTGCGGAAGCAGGAGCTTATCTTCAAAATTCTTGAAGCACAAACTGCTAAAGATGGATTAACCTTCTCAAAAGGCGTGCTTGAGGTTTTACCAGATGGATATGGATTTTTAAGATCATCAGATTACAATTATTTGCCATCGCCTGATGATATCTATGTTTCACCTTCGCAGATTAAAAAATTTCTTTTAAGAACTGGCGACTTTGTAAGTGGCCAGGTAAGACCACCGAAAGAAGGTGAAAGATTTTTTGCTTTACTCAGAGTTGAAGCTGTAAACGGTCTTCCACCAGAAGCGATTCGTGAAAGAACTTTGTTTGATAACTTAACTCCGGTTTATCCAACCAGAAAAATACAGCTTGAATCGGCACCCGGAGAATATTCGATGAGAATAATGGATTTACTCGCTCCAATCGGAAAAGGTCAGAGAGGTTTGATTGTTTCTCCTCCAAAGAGCGGTAAAACTATACTTCTTCAGAAAATTGCAAACTCAATTACAAGAAATCATCCCGAAATAAAACTTATAATATTGCTTATTGATGAAAGACCGGAAGAAGTTACTGATATGGAACGCTCTGTAAAAGCTGAAGTAATCAGTTCAACATTTGATGAACCTGCTGAAAGACACGTTCAGGTTGCTGATATGGTAATTGAAAAAGCAAAAAGAATGGTCGAAGCTAAAGAAGATGTTGTCATCCTTCTTGACTCAATCACAAGATTAGCCCGTGCTCATAACCTTGTTGTCCCTCATAGCGGAAAAATTCTTTCAGGAGGTGTTGATTCAAATGCACTTCATAAACCAAAAAGATTTTTTGGCGCCGCAAGAAATACTGAAGACGGAGGAAGTTTAACTATTATCGCTACAGCATTGATTGACACCGGAAGCAGAATGGATGATGTTATATTTGAAGAGTTCAAAGGAACCGGTAATATGGAACTTGTTCTCAATCGTGATTTGAGTGACAGAAGAATTTTTCCTGCAATTGATGTTAATCGTTCCGGAACAAGAAGGGAAGAGCTGTTATTAAAAGAAGAAGACTTACAAAAGATTTGGATTCTCAGAAAAATATTGAGTGAATACTCACCTGTGGAAGCTATGGAATGGCTACTTGATAAGATGCGCGGAACTAAGAACAACAAAGAGTTCTTAGCTAATATGAACAGCTAA
- a CDS encoding NADH-quinone oxidoreductase subunit C: MKTTEEIFQILKNNFPDSELNLKTDIPLEQFIIISPFDIDKIALFLRDNPDLQFDSLMCLSGVDDFNGQKIKDESGTEVMQGGTLSVYYHLESTSLRHKLVLKTSTSRENPEVVSVSEIWQAANWHEREAYDMFGIKFLNHPDLRRILMPYDWEFGYPLRKDYQNPEFYQGMKVPY, from the coding sequence ATGAAAACTACAGAAGAAATTTTCCAGATATTGAAAAATAATTTTCCTGATTCAGAACTTAATCTGAAAACTGATATTCCTTTGGAACAATTTATTATTATCTCTCCTTTTGATATTGATAAGATTGCTCTTTTCTTAAGAGACAATCCTGATTTACAGTTTGATTCACTTATGTGCCTTTCAGGAGTTGACGATTTTAATGGACAAAAGATAAAGGATGAGTCAGGCACTGAAGTAATGCAAGGTGGAACTTTAAGCGTTTATTATCATCTCGAATCTACTTCTCTTCGGCATAAGCTTGTTTTGAAAACTTCAACATCAAGAGAAAATCCTGAAGTTGTTTCTGTTTCAGAAATCTGGCAGGCAGCTAACTGGCACGAACGAGAAGCTTACGATATGTTCGGAATTAAATTTTTGAATCATCCTGACTTAAGAAGAATACTTATGCCTTATGATTGGGAATTTGGTTACCCGTTAAGAAAGGATTATCAGAATCCTGAATTTTATCAAGGAATGAAAGTACCGTATTGA
- a CDS encoding dihydroorotate dehydrogenase electron transfer subunit has protein sequence MLIVNSPVKEIKEIQKDIFLQKIYSPVIAKQIKPGQFLNIRVSETVSPLLRRPFSICDVDGDYIFLMFNIFGEGTKILSHKHIDDTVDILGPLGNGFNLTNDFDTAIIVAGGLGSAPFPFLTRLLKDKFDIYSFVGGRSKNDVITYNLLNVQTATDDGSLGFNGNVVQLFEKNLPSFKSKKIKVFGCGPNAMLRALKEVCIAHNINCEVSTECAMACGFGICQGCPIEATEQSDKYLLVCKDGPVFNVKDVII, from the coding sequence TTGCTGATTGTTAATTCTCCGGTTAAAGAGATTAAAGAAATACAAAAAGATATTTTTCTGCAAAAAATTTATTCTCCTGTAATTGCTAAACAAATTAAACCCGGACAGTTTCTTAATATTCGTGTCAGCGAAACTGTTTCCCCATTATTAAGAAGGCCCTTCAGTATATGCGATGTAGATGGAGATTATATTTTTTTGATGTTTAACATTTTTGGTGAAGGCACAAAAATTCTTTCACATAAACATATTGATGATACTGTTGATATTCTTGGACCGCTTGGAAATGGTTTTAATCTTACAAATGATTTTGATACTGCTATTATTGTTGCAGGTGGACTTGGTTCAGCGCCATTTCCTTTCCTTACCAGATTGCTAAAGGACAAGTTTGATATCTACAGCTTTGTCGGTGGAAGATCTAAAAACGATGTGATTACTTATAATCTATTAAATGTGCAAACTGCAACAGATGATGGTTCACTTGGTTTTAATGGAAATGTCGTTCAATTATTTGAAAAAAATCTTCCGTCGTTCAAATCAAAAAAGATTAAAGTTTTCGGTTGTGGACCAAACGCAATGTTAAGAGCTTTGAAAGAAGTTTGCATTGCTCACAATATCAATTGTGAAGTTTCAACTGAGTGTGCAATGGCTTGCGGTTTCGGAATCTGTCAGGGTTGTCCAATCGAAGCGACTGAACAATCAGATAAGTATCTGCTTGTTTGTAAAGATGGTCCTGTTTTTAATGTAAAGGATGTGATAATATGA